One Drechmeria coniospora strain ARSEF 6962 chromosome 01, whole genome shotgun sequence genomic region harbors:
- a CDS encoding glycine cleavage system H protein, which translates to MASVVCSSLRAAARPAMRLVAAARAAPPSRAFTSSRMSLVKRYTKDHEWVDLSADGKTAVVGISEYAAEQLGDVVYVELPEVPASDFVDQGDAIGAVESVKSASDINAPVRCRVVAANNLLEEKPATINQVPEDDSHGGGWIVRVEVDEEGAKQVDALMDAAAYKAFVEE; encoded by the exons ATGGCATCCGTCGTCTGCTCCTCGctgcgcgccgccgcccggcccGCCAtgcggctcgtcgccgccgcccgcgccgcgccgccctcTCGTGCCTTtacgagctcgaggatga GCCTCGTCAAGAGATACACAAAGGACCACGAGTGGGTCGacctctcggccgacggcaagacggccgtcgtcggcatctccGAGTAcgcggccgagcagctcggcgacgtcgtctaCGTCGAGCTGCCCGAGGTGCCTGCCTCCGACTTTGTCGACCAGGGCGACGccatcggtgccgtcgagtcGGTCAAGAGCGCGAGCGACATCAACGCACCCGTCCGctgccgcgtcgtcgccgccaacaacctgctcgaggagaagcCGGCGACCATCAACCAGGTGCCCGAGGACGACtcgcacggcggcggctggatcgtccgcgtcgaggtcgacgaggagggcgccAAGCAGGTCGACGCCCTCATGGACGCGGCCGCCTACAAGGCATTCGTCGAGGAGTGA
- a CDS encoding porphobilinogen deaminase: protein MADSEATVMRVGTRKSPLALAQTEIVVASLQALFPTWSFPVHSMTTTGDRDQNTALYNFGGKGLWTSQLEERLVGGELDMVVHSLKDMPTTLPEGCVLGAVTRREDARDTLVIKKSLAERHGWKGLEDLPPGSVIGTSSVRRIAQLARRYPALRFKDVRGNLQTRLGKLETDEEMTAIVLAAAGLHRIHLRSHISQYLDMDGGGILHAVGQGALGIECRAGDERVLRVLRRLEHGPTALACAVERSLMRALEGGCSVPIGVETKWLDDGRLRLRATVVSAAGTEGVDAEVTEDISTAEAAEELGRRVASELVRRGADKILDAINAKRPAEASS from the coding sequence atggcggacTCGGAAGCGACGGTGATGCGCGTCGGCACGCGCAAGTCgccgctcgccctcgcgcaGACGGAGATTGTCGTGGCCTCGCTGCAGGCGCTGTTCCCGACCTGGTCGTTCCCCGTCCAcagcatgacgacgacgggcgaccGCGACCAGAACACGGCGCTGTACAACTTTGGCGGCAAGGGCCTGTGGACCtcgcagctcgaggagaggctcgtcggcggcgagctggacaTGGTGGTTCACTCGCTCAAGGACATGCCCACGACGCTGCCCGAAGGctgcgtcctcggcgccgtcacgAGGCGAGAGGACGCGCGCGACACGCTCGTCATCAAAAAATCACTGGCCGAGCGGCACGGCTGGAAGGGCCTCGAGGACCTGCCGCCGGGGAGCGTCATCGGCACCAGCAGCGTGCGTCGAATCGCCCAGCTCGCCCGACGGTACCCCGCCCTGCGCTTCAAGGACGTCCGCGGCAACCTGCAAACGCGgctcggcaagctcgagaccgacgaggagatgacGGCAATCgtgctcgcggcggcgggcctGCATCGAATCCACCTGCGAAGCCACATCTCGCAGTACCTCGacatggacggcggcggcatcctgcacgccgtcggccagggcGCCCTGGGCATCGAGTgccgcgccggcgacgagcgggTGCTGCGGGTGCTGCGGCGGCTCGAGCacgggccgacggcgctggcctgcgccgtcgagagGAGCCTCATGCGcgcgctcgagggcggctGCAGCGTGcccatcggcgtcgagacgaagtggctcgacgacggcaggctgCGGCTCCgcgccaccgtcgtctcggccgccggcaccgagggcgtcgacgccgaggtgaCCGAGGACATcagcacggccgaggcggccgaggagctcggcaGACGGGTGGCGTCGGAGCTCGTGAGACGAGGGGCCGACAAGATTCTCGACGCCATCAACGCGAAGCGGCCAGCCGAGGCGTCTTCGTAG